The DNA sequence ATGACGCCACCCGGGCAAACCAGTCGGCTTCGCGAATCTCGATCACGGTCGGGATCTCGCGCGAGACCGCCCGCCGCAATTGAGCGTCGAGCGCCTGGGGATCGTCGACGCGCGCGGCCTCGCATCCGAAGGCGCTTGCCAGCGCCATGAAATCGGGCGTGTAGATATCGACACCGACGGGCGAGATATCGCGCTGGCCCATATATTTCCGGATCTCGCCGTAGCCGAAATTGTTCCAGAGCAGCACGATCACCGGCACGCGCGCTTCCACCGCGCTCGCCAGCTCCGGCAGCGTGAACTGAAGGCCGCCGTCGCCGATCAGACACACCACGGGCCGCTCACGCGCGGCGAGCTTCGCGCCGATTGCCGCAGGCAGCCCGTATCCGAGCGTGCCGTAGCCGGTCGAGGAGTTGAACCATGAACGCGGGGCCGGCGCATCGTGGAGGAAATTGCCCGCGTAGACCGGGCTGGTCGAATCGCCTGCAATGATGACCTCGGGCAGCGCGTCGACGATCGTGTCGATCAGGCGCTTCTGCGACCGCATCGCGGCGTCGCAGCCGGCGAAGATGGCGTCGCGCACCGCCGTCACGCGCGCGGCGCCCCAGTCCGGCGAGGCGGGACGCACCGGGCGCTCGTGCAGTCTGATCGACAGTGCGCTCAACGCCTCGCGCGAGTCGCCGACGATCGCCACGTCCGGCCGGGCATTGCGCATGACCTGCTGCGCATCGATATCGACGCGGATGAGCTGTCCGTCGATCGAAAAGCCGCCATCGAAAAGCACGTCATAGTCGGTCTCGCCCAGTTCGGTGCCGACCGCGAGCACGACGTCGGCCTCGCGAATCATCGCGCGGGTGGGCGGCAGCGACTGGGTCGAGCCGATGAGAAGCGGCTCGGCGCACGGCAGAAGTCCTTTCGCGTTGATGGTGAGCGCCACCGGCGCCTGCAGCCGCTCGGCGAGTTCGCGCAATTCGGCCGCTGCGTGTGCCGCACCGCCGCCGGCGAGAATCAGCGGGCGGCGCGCATCGGCGAGCAGATCGGCGGCCGCGGCGAGCGCGGCGGGATGCGCGGCGGGCTTCGCCGCGTGCCCGGCGGGCGCCGCCTTCAGCGCGCTCAGCGGGGACACGATGACATCGAGCGGAATCTCGATATGCACGGGCCGCGGCCGCGCGCTCTCGAATACGGCGAACGCGCGCGCCAGCACCTGAGGCAACTCCGCGGCATCCAGCAAGGTGTGAGAGAACGCGGCGAGTCCGTCGAATACGCCGCGCTGCGAGGGAAGTTCATGCAGACGGCCGTCGCCGTTGCCGAGGTGGCTCCGCGCGTTGACGCTCGAGATCACGAGCATCGGAATGGAGTCGGCATAGGCTTGCGCCATCGCGGTCGCGATGTTGGTCATGCCCGGGCCGGTGATGATGAAGCACACGCCGGGTTTGGCCGTGACACGCGCGTAGCCGTCGGCCATGAAGCCCGCGCCCTGTTCGTGACGAGGCGTCACGTGCCGGATCGACGAGTGCGCCAGCCCGCGATAGAGCTCCACGGTGTGCACACCCGGGATGCCGAAGACGTACTCGACGCCATAGTGTTCGAGCAAGGTGACGAGCGTCTCGCCGCAGGTTCGAAGGCATGGGTCGAAGTGCTTGCTGGATTCGCGAAGGTTCATCGGTCGTCGCATTCCTGGTTGGTTTGAGCACGGACGCGGTCGGCTGCACGCGTCGAGCGTGCGCGCGGGTCTCGCGCATCCGCGCCGACGGCTGGGGTGGAATCATTCTCGACGCGGCCCGGTTGCGACGACAATCGAAAAGAACTCATGAGGCGCATGACTTCCCTGCATGAGGCAGGGAAAGCTCGCATAGGGGATGGCGGCCCGGACCGGGCGGGCAAGGCGGGAAAAGAACGCGCGATGTCTGAAGCAGAATGGCGTGATGCCGCATACTCTGGCATCGCCCCGCCGGGAAGACCGATATGGCTGCCGACCTTGCAGAGCGCATGAACCCGCGGATTCCGGCGATCACGCCGGCGCGCACCGCGCTCATCGTCATGCATTACCAGGCCGATATTCTCGGGCTGTTTCCAGCGGTCGCGCCGGCGCTGGTCGCCAATACGCGCAGACTGTGCGACGCGGCGCGGGCCAGGCGCGTCGGCGTCTATTTCGTCAATCTGCGGTTCAGTCCGGGCTATCCGGAAGTCAGCCCGTTGAACAAGAACGGGCAGGGAATCAGGCGGCTAGGTCTGTTCATCGACGACCAGACCGCGCCGGAGCTGGCCCCGCGGGATGATGAACCGCTCATCGACGCGCACCGGGCCAGCGTGTTCTTCGGCACCGGTCTGGCGGAACGACTCGCCGCACGCGGCGTCGATTCGCTGATCATGGCCGGCATTGCGTCGACCGGTGTCGTGCTGTCGTCGGTCGCGTATGCGAGCGATGCGGACTTCCGCCTGTACACGGTCAAGGATTGCTGTTACGACCCGGATCAGGTGGTGCATGAACATCTGTTTGCCACCGCGTTCGATTCGCGCACGACGGTGCTGTCGCTCGCGGATGCCTTGCGGCTGCTGGCCTAACCGGCATCCGAGGCGTCGCGTAGATCGTCGAGGTCGCGTCCGCGCGTCTCGGGCGTGTAGTACGTCGTCACGACGCCGATCAGGCTCAGGATGGCGACATAGCTGGCGAGCGGAATCCACGCGAGAATGCGGCCTTCGCTGCCGCCCCAGTGCGCGGTCGCCCAGGCGATGATCGACGCGCCGATCAGCGGCGCCACACCGCCCGCGATCACGGCGGACACCTCGCGTCCCACCGCCACGCCCGCATAGCGATGCTGCGCGCCGAACAACTCGGGCAGCAGCGCGCCTTGCGTGGCGAACATGCCCCAGACGCCCGCGAGCGCGACGCACAGCATCGCGATGCTCGCTGCCGCGTGGCCCTGGCTCAACACCCACCATGTCGGATAGGCCAGCAGCAGCTGGTACAGCGCAAAGGCACGGTACACGGGCACCCGTCCGAAGCGGTCGCTGAGCTTGCCGGTGAGCGGAATGATCACCGCGCCCGACACGCCCGCGAGCAGCAGCGCGATCGGCCCGATCGGTCCTTTCAGGCCGGTCGCGGTCGCCATGTAGCTGATCGCGAGCGACTGATAGATCGACGAGCCGCCGTTCTCCGCCATGCGCATGCCGATGACCTTGAGCAGCGTCGGCTTCGAATGCCTGATGAGATGCTTGAGCGGGCTGTCGTTGATCTGATGCCGCGCTTCGAGCTTCGTGAACGACGGCGACTCCTTCAGCTTCAGCCGGATCCACACCGCCACCGCGATGATGAGCACGCTCAGCAGGAACGGCACGCGCCACAACCAGCTTTGCGAGATATCCTCGACCCGCACCAGCGCGAAGTAGATCGCGGCGGCCATCACCGTGCCGAGCAGCACGCCCATGAAGGGCAGGGCGGCAAAGTAGCCGCGCCGCTTCGCGGGCGCGTATTCGGCCATCAGCACGGCGGCGCCAGCCTGTTCGGCGCCTGCGCCGAGACCTTGCAGCAGGCGGCAGCCGACGAGCAGGACCGGCGCCCAGATGCCCGCGCTCGCGTAGGTCGGCAACAGGCCGATGAGCGTGCTGGCGAGGCCCATCAGCAGGATCGTCGCCATCAGCACGAACTTGCGGCCGTAACGGTCGCCGAGCGTGCCGAAGACGATCCCGCCCACCGGCCGGATCGCGAAGCCGAGGAAGTAGGCGCCGAAGCTCGCGATCAGACCGATGGCGGGATCGCTCGACGGGAAGAACAGCGGCCCGAAGATCAGTGCCGACGCGAGGTTATAGAGCGCGAAATCGTAGTATTCGAGCGCGCTGCCGAGCGACGCGGCCCATGCGGCACGATACAGATCGCCCGTCGTGACCTCGTCACGACCCTTGTTGACGTTGCCGTCGGCGTTGCGTGCGAGTCCGCCGTCGGCGGCCGCGATGACTGGCTGATGCTTCATGATGTCTCTCTCCGTTTCTGCAACCGCTGGCGGAGGTCCCGTCCTCGTCTTCGCGCGAGATGCGGGACCGCCGGCTTTTTCCTGATATCCGAGCGGGCCTAGCCCACGCGGGCGATTTCGTCGAGCAGGGCGGCGCTCATCGCCTCCAGTGGCGCTGCCTTGCCCGTGTATAACTCGACCTGACCGCAGAACTGATGCAGCAGCATGCGCGTGCCGTCGATCACGCGGCAGCCGAGCTCGGCGGCGTCGCGGATCAGCTTCGTGCGAACGGGAATGAAGGCCGCGTCCATCACGACGAGATGCGGTGCGAGCTGCCGGGGCCGCAATGGATTCACGTCCGGCGCGCGGAAACCGGCGGCGGTCGCGTTGACGACGATGTCGAACCCATGCGGATCGAACGCGCCCAGCTCGCCGCCGCAGGCGAGGCCGAAGTCGTCGGCGAGCGCCTGAGCGCGCGACGCGGTGCGGTTGAACACGGTGACCCGGCCGCCGGCGCGCCGCACGCCCCACGCGATCGCGCGGGCCGCGCCGCCCGCGCCGAGCAGGGCGACGCGCCGCCCTTCGAGCGGCGTCGCCTCTTCGAGCGCGCGCACGGCGCCGACGCAGTCCGTGTTGTAGCCGGTGAGATGGCCGTCGCGGTTGTCGATGGTGTTGACCGCGCCGATCTCGCGGGCGGTTTCGTCGAGCGCATCGAGATGGGGCATCACCGCCTGCTTGTGCGGCATGGTCACGTTGAGTCCGCGGATGCCGAGCGTGCGCATGGCGTCGATCGCCCCGGCGGCGTCCTCGACGCCGAAGCTGACGAACGTGTAGTCCACGCCGAGCGCCCGGTAGGCCGCATTGTGAACCTTGACGTTGAAGGTGAACGGCTGCCCGGCGAGCGAGCCGCACAGGGATGGAATCGAATGGGGCATGGTCGGGATCGTCCGGTCAGTGCTGCGAGAGATCGTAAGCGGCGAGGGGCGAAACGCCGTCGAGCGCGCGCAGCAGGTTGTCGGTGGCGAGCTCGGCCATCGCGCGCCGCGTTTCGTGCGTCGCCGATCCGATGTGCGGGAACGGCGTCACTTTCGGATGCGTGCGCAGCGGCGAATCCTGCGCGAGCGGCTCGACCGCGAATACATCGAGTCCGGCGGCGCGCAGATGTCCGCGGTCGAGCGCGGCGAGCAGCGCGTCCTCGCGCACGATCGCGCCGCGCGAGCCATTCACGAAGATCGCGCCGGGCTTCATGGCGGCGAACGCCTGCGCGTCCATCAGGCCGCGCGTTTGGTCGGAGAGCGGCAGCGTCAGCGCGACGATGTCCGCGCGCGCGAGCACCTCGTCGAACGATGCGCGCGCAGCGTGGCCGGCGAGCATCGCGGGAACCGGCACGTCGAAGGGATCGTGGAACAGCACCGGCATGCCGAAGCCGAGCGCCGCGCGCCGGGCGAGCGCCTGGCCGATGCGCCCGAAGCCGAGCACGCCGAGCGTCTTGCCGTGCACGTCCCAGCCGAACCGTTCCTCGCCGATGTTGCGCGTCCAGCGGCCTTCGCGCACATGGTTCGACAACTCGACGAGGCGGCGCGAGCTCGCGATGATCAGCGCGAACACGGTGTCGGCGGTCGTCTCGGTGAGCACGCCGGGCGTGTGGCAAAGCGTGATCTCGCGTTGCCTGAGATGCGCGAGATCGTAGTTGTCGACGCCGACCGAAATGCTCGAAATCACCTTCAGCCGCGCGGCGTGTGCGAGTTCGTCGGCGCCGAGTCTGAAACTCGAACCGATCAGGCCGTCGGCGTGGCCGAGCGCCTCGCGAAAGCGCGGCAGTTCATCGGCGCGTCGCGGGTCGGCGACGGTCACGTCGTGTCTCGCCTGGATCCGCTCGAGCAGATCGTCCGGCAGTTTTCGAAAGACGACCACATTCCTGCGTTCTGCGCGGGGCGTACGCATGCTTCTCTCCTGATGCTCGTTGGGTGAATGACGGGCGCGTCAGCGCGGTGTCGTGCGCAGTGACGAGGGGCCGCCGGTCAATGAAATGCGTTGTCGGGTATCGCGCAGATGGCCGCCGTTCACGGCGTAGAACGCGAGCTGCTTCTCGACGTTGAACTGCACGATCAGATACTTGCTGTCCGCGCTGAAGACGATGCCCTGCGCCGCCTCGCCGCCCGACGCTTCGGCGACCTGGACGGCCCGGCCGTCGCGGATCGCGAACAGCAGCACCTTGCCGCGCGCGTGGCGTCCGCCGTTGTCCGGCGTCAGGTTGGAGCCGTCCATCGCCTGCACGCCGATCCATTTGCCGTCGGGCGAGATCGCCACGCCTTCGGGCAGCGAAGGCACCGTCACGTGCTGGACCGCGCGAAACGGGGTGCGTGAAACGTCGATGAGCGTGACGGTGTCGGCATCGCCCGCGAGTTTGCCGGGGTAGGCGGGCAGACCGGCCAGCCCGACGTCGCTGACGACCGCCCATCTGCCGTCGCTCGATACGTCGATCGTGTAAGGCGCGACGCCGCTCGAAAGACGCGCGCCGCTATCGGTGACGCGACCATCGGCGATGTCGAGCACGGCGACGCCCTGTTCGTCGCGCAGGGCGACGAGCGCGTGCGCGCCGTCGTGCGTGAAGCTCACGCCGGCGAGCCGCTTCTGCGCGATCTTCAGCGTGTCGATGAGGGTCACCCGGTTTCCCGCGATGCCGAGCACCGCGACGCTGCCGTCGACGCACGCGACGAGCGCGAGCCGGCCGCTCCGGTCGATGGCAATGCCCTGCGGGTGGCTGGCGATATCGAGGCGCGTCACGGCGGGCGGTGTCGCCTGCAGATCGACCACCTGAACGAAGGCATCCATCAGCAGCTTTTTCGCCTCACGGTCGTAGCGCGTGGGCGCGCCGACCAGCGCGACGCTCGCATCGGGCGTGATGGCGACTGCCTGAGGCGGCCCCTGAATGCCGTTTTCAACTTCGACCTGCACCTTGACCTGCGGCGGAAAGCGGCTCGCATCGAGGAGCGTCAGCGTGTCGGGTGCGGGATTGTCCGGATACGTGTCGCGGCCTTCGACGCGCTGATACTTGCCGTCGTTGCCCGACACGATCCAGTCGGCCGCGTGCGCTGCGTGCGCTGCGTGCGATGCATACGCCGCGACGGCCATCGTCAGGCCGGCGAGGGCGCGCAGGCGCCCGCGCCGGCTTGTCAGTGAGTCAAGCATGTCGTTGTCTCCTTTTATTGGTTCGATCCGGCTCAGACCACGCTGGTCAATCCGCCATCGACGAAAAGTGTCTGCCCGTTCACGAAATCCGACGCCGCCGACGCAAGAAACACGGCCGCGCCGCACAGCTCCTCGACCCGGCCCCAGCGGCCCGCCGGCGTGCGCTTGCACAGCCACTCGGAGAAGGCCGGATCGTCGACGAGCGCGCGGTTGAGATCGGTCTCGAAGTAGCCGGGCGCGATCGCGTTGGCCTGAATGCCGTGCCGCGCCCATTCCGCGCACATGCCTTTGGTCAGCATGCGGATGGCGCCTTTCGTGGCCGCGTAGGGCGCGATGCCCGGCCGCGCCAGTTCGCTCTGGACCGATCCGATGTTGATGATCTTGCCGCGCCCGCGCGCCAGCATGTGACGCGCGACGGCCTGCGAGACCTGGAACACGCCGTCGAGATTCACGCGCAGCAACTCGCTCCAGTCGCCTTCGTCGAAGCTTTCGAGCGGTGCGCGGCGCTGGATGCCCGCGTTGTTGATCAGAATGTCGATCGCGCCGGCGTCCCGCTCGACCCGTTCGATCGCCGAGACCACCTGCTCGCGGTCGGTCACGTCGAAGACGGCGAAGCCGGCGTCGTGGCCTTCTTCGCACAGGCGCGCGGCGACGTCGGCGGCCTTTTGCTCATTGCGATCGTTGATGACGATGGAGGCGCCCGCGCCCGCGAGGCCTCGCGCGAGCGCCAGTCCGATGCCCCGCCCGGAGCCGGTGATCAGCGCACGCCTGCCGCGCAGGCTGAAGAGTTTGAGTGTCTGGTCCATTTTTTTCGACCCATCCGGTGGTGGATGCGGTCTGTCTCCGAATGCGCCTAGTTCACCCGAAGAACGGCGGACGCGCCAATAGTCTTTCATGACGTTGTTATCATGATCCGTGATGACGGGGCGGATGCGCCCGCGAACGGGGGAAATTCATGGAGCTCAAGCATCTGCGAGCGTTCGTCGCACTCGCCGAGGAACTGCACTTCGGCAAGGCGGCCCAGCGCCTGTGCATCGTGCAGCCGGCGCTCAGCATGCAGATCAAGGCGCTCGAAGCGGACCTGGACGTGCGGCTGTTCGAACGCGACCGCCACAAGGTCGCCCTCAGCGCGACCGGCCGGCTTTTCCTGCCCGAGGCGCGCGCGACGCTCAATCAGGCGGCGCGCGCCGAGCAGACCGCGCGGCTCTCGGCGCGGGGCGAGATCGGCACATTGCGGATCGCGTTCGTGTCGTCGGTGCTGCCGAAACTGCTGCCGGCGCTGATCCGCACGATGCATGCACGCTATCCGCTCATCACGCTCGAATTGAAGGACATGCCGACCCCCAATCAGATCGCCGCGCTTCAGGACAATCAACTCGATTTCGGTCTGATACGGATGCCGGTGAGCGGAAGCGGTCTCGAGATTCGCGTGGTGCTCGAAGAAGCCTTCGTCGTCGCGCTCCCGGAAGACCACGCGCTCGCCACGCTGCCGCTGGTCCGGCCGCCGGACCTTCAGGGATATCCCGCTTTCGTGCTCGCGCGGCGCTATGCGCCAGGTTTCCATGACGACATGCTGGTCGCGTTGAAACGGGAGGGCGCGGTACTGAACATCGCGCAGGAACTCGGCGAGTTCTCGACGATGCTGGCGCTGGTTTCGGCCGGTCTCGGCATCGGCGTGATTCCGGCGGCCGCCGCGGCGGCATTGCCGCCCAGGGTCGTGGCCCGGCCGCTCCAGCTTCACGGCCATACGGCGGGCATCGGACTCGCCTGGTTGCCTCCGGCCAATGCCCTCAAGCGCGCATTGATCGACGTGATTGATCTTTGCGCCGGCGGCGCCTAGCGAACAGCCGTATCGATGCGTGGCGAATCGCTGAAGGCGAATAATCTGTATAGACAAGACTGGTCGATTCATAAGAAGTACAAGAATCGAACTGACCGCGCGGCCTGCGCACGATGATCAAACACCGTTCCACTTGCGCTTCTCCTGCGACCAGAACCCCTGTTCGGCTGGAGATCATCGAAGTAGGTGTTTGCCCGCATGGCTGTGACATCCTCTTGATGAAACAGTCGAGCGGGTTTAGATTGCAAATCTTGTATATACAAGCATGCAATCCATTCGGTGCATGCGTTCGCTGACGCGTCGCGGCATACACCGATTCCAAGGTCCCAAATCACTGGAGCGCAAATGTCTTCCGCCGAATATCTGCAAGGTGCGTGTGTCTGGCATGGCGTCGAAATGCGGGAGAATCAGCGATGGGTCAAGCAATTCCCTCCCGCCGTGCTCGCCGAGATCGACGCGGCCGTCGGCAGAACGGGCAACACCGCCTGGCATGACCTTACGCGAGAGAACTTTCCGCTTCCGAGTGCCGATGCCTTCTTCGACGACGTGCGTGCGGAACTGGAGAACGGTTCCGGGATGGTCAAGATCCGTGGCCTCGACGTCAGTTGCTATGACCCGGAACAACTGCGTCGCATCTGGTACGCATTGGGCCGGCATCTCGGCACGCCGATGTTCCAGAACCGCCGCGGCGAGCTGATGCGCGAGATCAGGGACGAAGGCGCGGGCGTAGGCGCGAAGCTCTATGGCTCGACCGTGGACGCATCGGGAAAGGAGTTTCTTTCGTCGGGTGCGCGGACGCTGTCGCCGGGTGAGCTGCGTTTTCATACGGACCGTTGCGACGTGGTCGGACTGTTGTGCGTGCGCCAGGCGTCGGAAGGCGGCGTGAGCAAGCTCGCGAGCAGCGCGACCATCTACAACGAAATGCTCAGGCGTCGCCCGGACCTGCACGCGCTGCTTTGCAAGCCGATTCCGCGCAGCCGCTTCGGCGAGGAAGCAGGAGGGCAGTACGTTGCCTACGATCTTCCGGTGTTCGGCGTACGCGACGGCAAGCTGACGAGCCACTTTTCGCTGACGTACATCGAGAATGCGCAACTGCTTCCCGGCGTGCGCAAACTGAGCGATGACGAGCACGAAGCGATCCGCTTGCTGCTGCAGCTTGCGCAGGAGCATTGCTTCGAGATGCGCTTCGCTCCCGGCGATATCCAGCTTCTCAACAATCACGTCATCTATCACGGACGCACGGCGTTCAAGGACGACGCGAGCACCGGCCAGGACAGGATGCTGATGCGTCTCTGGCTATCGGTACCTGACTCGCGCGCGCTGCCCGAAGATCATGCGATCCTCTGGGGCGACGTGTCGGGCGGCATGCCTCGCGGCGGCATCGCGCAACCGGCGACGCCGCACATGAACTGAGCACGGGTTCGATCCGTCGCGCAAGGCCGCGGCATCGGGTATCGGGTATCGGCAAGAAGGTTCAGCAGATCGAAGGCGTGCT is a window from the Caballeronia insecticola genome containing:
- a CDS encoding 5-guanidino-2-oxopentanoate decarboxylase codes for the protein MNLRESSKHFDPCLRTCGETLVTLLEHYGVEYVFGIPGVHTVELYRGLAHSSIRHVTPRHEQGAGFMADGYARVTAKPGVCFIITGPGMTNIATAMAQAYADSIPMLVISSVNARSHLGNGDGRLHELPSQRGVFDGLAAFSHTLLDAAELPQVLARAFAVFESARPRPVHIEIPLDVIVSPLSALKAAPAGHAAKPAAHPAALAAAADLLADARRPLILAGGGAAHAAAELRELAERLQAPVALTINAKGLLPCAEPLLIGSTQSLPPTRAMIREADVVLAVGTELGETDYDVLFDGGFSIDGQLIRVDIDAQQVMRNARPDVAIVGDSREALSALSIRLHERPVRPASPDWGAARVTAVRDAIFAGCDAAMRSQKRLIDTIVDALPEVIIAGDSTSPVYAGNFLHDAPAPRSWFNSSTGYGTLGYGLPAAIGAKLAARERPVVCLIGDGGLQFTLPELASAVEARVPVIVLLWNNFGYGEIRKYMGQRDISPVGVDIYTPDFMALASAFGCEAARVDDPQALDAQLRRAVSREIPTVIEIREADWFARVAS
- a CDS encoding isochorismatase family cysteine hydrolase, which encodes MAADLAERMNPRIPAITPARTALIVMHYQADILGLFPAVAPALVANTRRLCDAARARRVGVYFVNLRFSPGYPEVSPLNKNGQGIRRLGLFIDDQTAPELAPRDDEPLIDAHRASVFFGTGLAERLAARGVDSLIMAGIASTGVVLSSVAYASDADFRLYTVKDCCYDPDQVVHEHLFATAFDSRTTVLSLADALRLLA
- a CDS encoding MFS transporter gives rise to the protein MKHQPVIAAADGGLARNADGNVNKGRDEVTTGDLYRAAWAASLGSALEYYDFALYNLASALIFGPLFFPSSDPAIGLIASFGAYFLGFAIRPVGGIVFGTLGDRYGRKFVLMATILLMGLASTLIGLLPTYASAGIWAPVLLVGCRLLQGLGAGAEQAGAAVLMAEYAPAKRRGYFAALPFMGVLLGTVMAAAIYFALVRVEDISQSWLWRVPFLLSVLIIAVAVWIRLKLKESPSFTKLEARHQINDSPLKHLIRHSKPTLLKVIGMRMAENGGSSIYQSLAISYMATATGLKGPIGPIALLLAGVSGAVIIPLTGKLSDRFGRVPVYRAFALYQLLLAYPTWWVLSQGHAAASIAMLCVALAGVWGMFATQGALLPELFGAQHRYAGVAVGREVSAVIAGGVAPLIGASIIAWATAHWGGSEGRILAWIPLASYVAILSLIGVVTTYYTPETRGRDLDDLRDASDAG
- the aroE gene encoding shikimate dehydrogenase; the encoded protein is MPHSIPSLCGSLAGQPFTFNVKVHNAAYRALGVDYTFVSFGVEDAAGAIDAMRTLGIRGLNVTMPHKQAVMPHLDALDETAREIGAVNTIDNRDGHLTGYNTDCVGAVRALEEATPLEGRRVALLGAGGAARAIAWGVRRAGGRVTVFNRTASRAQALADDFGLACGGELGAFDPHGFDIVVNATAAGFRAPDVNPLRPRQLAPHLVVMDAAFIPVRTKLIRDAAELGCRVIDGTRMLLHQFCGQVELYTGKAAPLEAMSAALLDEIARVG
- a CDS encoding 2-hydroxyacid dehydrogenase, with the translated sequence MRTPRAERRNVVVFRKLPDDLLERIQARHDVTVADPRRADELPRFREALGHADGLIGSSFRLGADELAHAARLKVISSISVGVDNYDLAHLRQREITLCHTPGVLTETTADTVFALIIASSRRLVELSNHVREGRWTRNIGEERFGWDVHGKTLGVLGFGRIGQALARRAALGFGMPVLFHDPFDVPVPAMLAGHAARASFDEVLARADIVALTLPLSDQTRGLMDAQAFAAMKPGAIFVNGSRGAIVREDALLAALDRGHLRAAGLDVFAVEPLAQDSPLRTHPKVTPFPHIGSATHETRRAMAELATDNLLRALDGVSPLAAYDLSQH
- a CDS encoding beta-propeller fold lactonase family protein — encoded protein: MLDSLTSRRGRLRALAGLTMAVAAYASHAAHAAHAADWIVSGNDGKYQRVEGRDTYPDNPAPDTLTLLDASRFPPQVKVQVEVENGIQGPPQAVAITPDASVALVGAPTRYDREAKKLLMDAFVQVVDLQATPPAVTRLDIASHPQGIAIDRSGRLALVACVDGSVAVLGIAGNRVTLIDTLKIAQKRLAGVSFTHDGAHALVALRDEQGVAVLDIADGRVTDSGARLSSGVAPYTIDVSSDGRWAVVSDVGLAGLPAYPGKLAGDADTVTLIDVSRTPFRAVQHVTVPSLPEGVAISPDGKWIGVQAMDGSNLTPDNGGRHARGKVLLFAIRDGRAVQVAEASGGEAAQGIVFSADSKYLIVQFNVEKQLAFYAVNGGHLRDTRQRISLTGGPSSLRTTPR
- a CDS encoding glucose 1-dehydrogenase, with protein sequence MDQTLKLFSLRGRRALITGSGRGIGLALARGLAGAGASIVINDRNEQKAADVAARLCEEGHDAGFAVFDVTDREQVVSAIERVERDAGAIDILINNAGIQRRAPLESFDEGDWSELLRVNLDGVFQVSQAVARHMLARGRGKIINIGSVQSELARPGIAPYAATKGAIRMLTKGMCAEWARHGIQANAIAPGYFETDLNRALVDDPAFSEWLCKRTPAGRWGRVEELCGAAVFLASAASDFVNGQTLFVDGGLTSVV
- a CDS encoding LysR family transcriptional regulator, which gives rise to MELKHLRAFVALAEELHFGKAAQRLCIVQPALSMQIKALEADLDVRLFERDRHKVALSATGRLFLPEARATLNQAARAEQTARLSARGEIGTLRIAFVSSVLPKLLPALIRTMHARYPLITLELKDMPTPNQIAALQDNQLDFGLIRMPVSGSGLEIRVVLEEAFVVALPEDHALATLPLVRPPDLQGYPAFVLARRYAPGFHDDMLVALKREGAVLNIAQELGEFSTMLALVSAGLGIGVIPAAAAAALPPRVVARPLQLHGHTAGIGLAWLPPANALKRALIDVIDLCAGGA
- a CDS encoding TauD/TfdA family dioxygenase — translated: MSSAEYLQGACVWHGVEMRENQRWVKQFPPAVLAEIDAAVGRTGNTAWHDLTRENFPLPSADAFFDDVRAELENGSGMVKIRGLDVSCYDPEQLRRIWYALGRHLGTPMFQNRRGELMREIRDEGAGVGAKLYGSTVDASGKEFLSSGARTLSPGELRFHTDRCDVVGLLCVRQASEGGVSKLASSATIYNEMLRRRPDLHALLCKPIPRSRFGEEAGGQYVAYDLPVFGVRDGKLTSHFSLTYIENAQLLPGVRKLSDDEHEAIRLLLQLAQEHCFEMRFAPGDIQLLNNHVIYHGRTAFKDDASTGQDRMLMRLWLSVPDSRALPEDHAILWGDVSGGMPRGGIAQPATPHMN